The Coffea arabica cultivar ET-39 chromosome 2c, Coffea Arabica ET-39 HiFi, whole genome shotgun sequence genome includes the window AGAGATGCTGGCTATTAACTCTACTTCTTTTTTATTGAACAACTATTGTATTTTTAGCTGATCCCACTTTCCTTCCATTATTAGATCTCTTACTCTCTGAAGCTGGCAGTTCTCAGGTTAGTTAATGAGGGTTTGCCATTTGAAATTCTTGTCATCCACTTATCTTTCCAAATATCCACTGAGCTTCCATCTCTAATCCTCTTCCATAATCCATTGGATAATTGGTGTCTGGCACTATGAATACTCTTCTAGGTCCAAGAAGCTGAGTTAGGGGGTTTCTTATCCATCCAGTGATCTCTCATGTACTTAGACTTGATAACTTTGCTTACTAACAAATTTGGAGCTATGATGAACCTCCAAATTTGTTTTGCAAGCAGAGCTATATTAAGTGCTTCCAAGTCTCTGAAACCAATCCCTCCTTTGCCTTTCACCTCTATCAGTTTCTTCCAAGTGGGCCAATACACTTTGTTCTCCTTTTCACCATTTTCCCACCAATACTTTGCTATTCTTGAGCTAATATCCTTACACAGGCTTTTAGGAAGTTTGAAGCAGGACATTGTATAGTTTGGAATTGCCATGATAACAACTTTGATCAGCACTCCTTTCCC containing:
- the LOC113724449 gene encoding uncharacterized mitochondrial protein AtMg00310-like, translated to MAIGKSKNQAFGYVKSKISNKLQGWKQKLLSSGGKGVLIKVVIMAIPNYTMSCFKLPKSLCKDISSRIAKYWWENGEKENKVYWPTWKKLIEVKGKGGIGFRDLEALNIALLAKQIWRFIIAPNLLVSKVIKSKYMRDHWMDKKPPNSASWT